A region of the Candidatus Dadabacteria bacterium genome:
GGAAACACACACTTTGAGTCTTGTAGTTCAGAAATACGGCGGCGCGAGCGTCTCGGATGTTGCGTCCATCGCAAAGGTGGCGGAAAACATAGCCGCCCGCGCGCGCGGCGGAGACGGCATAGTGGCGGTTGTTTCCGCAATGGCAGGGGAAACCGACCGCCTTATGGGGCTTGCCCGGCAGGTTATGGACCCGCCGGACAGGCGCGAACTTGATGTAATTATCTCAAGCGGCGAGCAGGTCTCTTCGGGCCTTCTGTGCATGAAAATCAAATCCCTCGGATACGATGCGGTCTCATTTCAGGGTCATCAGGTGAGCATAGTTACGGACAACTCCTTTGCCGGGGCGAAGATACGGGCGATTGACGACAGCAGAATAAGGGAAGCCCTTGCGGCGGGAAAGGTTGTTGTGGTCGCGGGGTTTCAGGGGGTTGACAAGGAGGGCAACGTTACCACTCTCGGCAGGGGCGGTTCTGATTTGACGGCGGTTGCAATCGCTTCGGTTCTCGGAGCGGACGCCTGCGAACTGTATAAGGATGTGGAGGGAATTTTCTCCGCCGACCCCTCGGTGTGCGCAAGCGCGGTAAAGCTGGATAAAATCTGTTATGAGGAAATGCTTGAGATGGCGAGCGCGGGCTCAAAGGTTCTTCAGGCCAGAGCGGTTGAACTCGCAAGCAAATTTTCAATTCCCCTTCACGTGCGCCCGATGAACGCGCCCGGCGGAGGCGGCACACTGGTTACGGAGGAAAGCGACATGGAAACGGCTGAATCAATGGAAGAGGCGATAATATCGGGTGTGAGCGCCGACAAAAATCAGGCGAAACTCACCATCGCCCGCGTGCCCGACCAGCCGGGGGTGGCGGCCTCTATCTTTTCGGAACTTGCCCGCGA
Encoded here:
- a CDS encoding aspartate kinase — its product is MSLVVQKYGGASVSDVASIAKVAENIAARARGGDGIVAVVSAMAGETDRLMGLARQVMDPPDRRELDVIISSGEQVSSGLLCMKIKSLGYDAVSFQGHQVSIVTDNSFAGAKIRAIDDSRIREALAAGKVVVVAGFQGVDKEGNVTTLGRGGSDLTAVAIASVLGADACELYKDVEGIFSADPSVCASAVKLDKICYEEMLEMASAGSKVLQARAVELASKFSIPLHVRPMNAPGGGGTLVTEESDMETAESMEEAIISGVSADKNQAKLTIARVPDQPGVAASIFSELAREGVSVDMIVQNISHDGFNDVTFTVPRADFKRAAAAASGLAKSIGAQHTASEEKISKISLIGVGMKTHSGVAARMFETLAREEINIMMISTSEIKISCIVREEQTEPAVRALHDEFFGGGGK